A genomic region of Nitrosomonas ureae contains the following coding sequences:
- a CDS encoding peroxidase family protein, with protein sequence MANFSRTDLDFLLQQIAIADADSAAQQSGTFNALPGLVGDPLIPFGLRNVDGTYNNLEDGQSLFGAADRVFPRLLAPEFRPGENIPAGFPGAGNPTHYNQKNGLVFDSQPRLISNLIVDQTESNPAAEAAFNNTVGSEIVNGIRFDGTPFQTYFIPNVTPDAGLSAPFNSWFTLFGQFFDHGLDLVNKGQSGTVFVPLQPDDPLFDPAPGAPNFMTLTRATNLPGPDNIIGTGDDIHNHINQTTPFVDQNQTYTSHPSHQVFLREYAINPNTGDPVSTGNLLEGSGGLGGLATWADIKAQAHTMLGLNLTDVDLTNLPLLATDTYGKFIPGPNGYAQLVLQGNTLLEGNPAANGGNGVNIPGNVVRTGHAFLDDIAHTAVPKFAAGVLNPDPDTDVGNTPAAGTYDDELLDRHFITGDGRGNENIGLTTVHTVFHAEHNRKVQEVKDLITASGDPAFINQWKLPGNQWDGEKLFQAARFATEMQYQHLVFEEFARKVQPNVDVFIGYDSSIDPAIMAEFAHVVYRFGHSMLTETVARTNANGSSNDIGLIQAFLNPVEFADDYTNNLNAAAAVVRGMTKQVGNEIDEFVTEALRNNLVGLPLDLPTINMTRARDTGIPGLNDARRMFFEDSGLSAVTPYVSWADFGAELRHPESLVNFIAAYGNHPSIAAATDNAGKRAAAQALIDENGDFLNSDNGFTTANTGLDSVDFWIGGLAEAQAPFGGLLGSTFNFVFETQMENLQNGDRFYYLARTAGLDFLTQLEENSFAEMIMRNLPNVKHLPFDVFSTPTYTFEVGNLGTSGPIPNDPSTPYNETALLIRDTSLGPNTIRYNGGEHIVMGGTDGANRMRAGIGDDTVWGDGGNDRIEGSAGNDSLNGGDGNDIITDTSGDDNIKGGDGHDVINGGAGINLILGGSGHDFIITGNDISEVFAGPGNDFIFGNAPNEVMQGNEGDDWIQTGTADGSTGDNFDPFNRDPIRGNDMFVGSGGLDEFIGEGGDDIMMGLAGADRNDGASGFDWAGNVGSTVAANIDLARLLVPGPFVDTADRFDLVEAASGWNQNDIIRGDNRTSVELELIDPVTGQNNALDNVNQLNGTHTAAERIGMISGLSALLNGATSFSSGNILIGGGGSDSIEGRGGDDIIDGDAWLNVRISVRTDPNNPATQIATFPNMTPALRTAMQNGTYSPDQLVIVREILSNSTGVDTAVYQDVFANYVINSDSTGTLFIDHVNPGNGGGGADDGSDRVRNVERLQFTDRLVIVGTPGDDNLEGTAGNDVILGLTGNDTLNGLGGVDILRGEGGNDTYIVDTTTDTITEFAGAAGGTDTVESSVTYTLGLNLENLTLTGGAAINGTGNNVGNVITGNASNNILTGLGGNDTLIAGGGTDTLRGGLDNDTYVISNLPVTITELLNQGIDTVESPVTYTLLANVENLTLTGGNAVNGTGNGLANIIIGNSNNNTLNGGAGLDTLNGGDGNDTLNGAAGIDILNGGNGNDTLIGGPSADTLIGGADADIFDYLATVGHSNPANRDTIMDFETGIDTIDLSAIDANVLAAFPGNQAFIFIGNAAFSGGGQVRYDSATGLLQANINGNAAAEFEIQLFGAPTLVGGDLVL encoded by the coding sequence ATGGCAAATTTCAGCAGAACCGATCTAGATTTTCTACTTCAGCAAATAGCAATTGCTGATGCAGATTCTGCCGCGCAGCAATCAGGCACTTTCAACGCATTGCCTGGACTTGTAGGTGATCCTCTGATTCCTTTTGGTTTGCGCAATGTTGATGGCACTTATAATAATCTAGAAGATGGTCAGAGCTTGTTCGGAGCAGCGGATAGGGTATTTCCACGCTTACTGGCGCCGGAATTCAGACCTGGAGAGAATATACCCGCAGGCTTTCCTGGAGCGGGTAATCCGACCCATTATAATCAGAAAAACGGTTTGGTATTTGATTCGCAACCGCGTTTGATCAGTAATCTGATTGTGGATCAAACAGAAAGTAATCCTGCTGCGGAAGCTGCTTTTAATAACACCGTCGGCTCGGAGATCGTTAACGGTATTCGTTTCGACGGTACGCCTTTTCAAACCTATTTTATTCCGAATGTTACGCCCGATGCAGGGTTATCCGCGCCGTTCAATTCATGGTTTACGCTTTTTGGCCAGTTTTTTGATCACGGATTGGATTTGGTGAATAAAGGTCAAAGCGGTACCGTTTTTGTTCCGCTGCAACCGGATGATCCGCTGTTTGACCCTGCGCCGGGTGCGCCGAATTTTATGACCCTGACCAGAGCGACTAATTTACCTGGTCCGGATAACATCATAGGTACAGGTGATGATATTCACAATCATATTAACCAAACAACCCCGTTTGTAGATCAGAATCAAACTTATACCTCGCATCCTTCGCATCAGGTGTTTTTGCGTGAATATGCAATCAATCCGAACACTGGTGATCCGGTCTCAACTGGTAACTTGCTGGAAGGTTCCGGTGGTTTGGGCGGTCTTGCAACCTGGGCCGATATTAAAGCACAAGCTCATACCATGCTGGGTCTGAATCTGACCGATGTTGATTTAACAAATCTGCCATTACTGGCAACTGATACGTATGGAAAATTTATTCCAGGTCCTAACGGTTATGCGCAATTGGTGTTGCAGGGAAACACTTTGCTCGAAGGTAATCCAGCCGCTAATGGTGGAAATGGAGTAAATATTCCAGGTAATGTAGTTCGTACCGGCCATGCCTTTTTAGATGATATCGCCCATACGGCTGTGCCTAAATTCGCTGCCGGTGTGCTAAATCCTGATCCGGATACCGATGTGGGCAATACACCCGCTGCCGGTACTTACGATGATGAGTTACTCGACAGACACTTTATTACCGGTGATGGCCGCGGTAACGAGAATATCGGATTGACCACGGTGCATACCGTGTTTCATGCGGAACATAACCGCAAAGTCCAAGAAGTTAAAGATTTGATTACAGCTAGCGGGGACCCGGCATTTATTAACCAATGGAAGCTACCCGGTAATCAGTGGGATGGCGAGAAATTGTTTCAAGCTGCACGTTTTGCAACTGAAATGCAATATCAACACTTGGTGTTCGAAGAATTTGCCCGTAAAGTACAACCGAATGTCGACGTTTTTATCGGCTATGACAGCTCGATTGACCCTGCCATCATGGCCGAGTTTGCCCATGTGGTGTATCGCTTTGGTCATTCGATGCTGACTGAAACCGTGGCCAGAACGAATGCAAATGGCAGCAGCAATGATATTGGATTGATTCAGGCATTTTTGAACCCAGTAGAGTTTGCCGACGATTACACGAATAACCTCAATGCCGCAGCAGCCGTGGTGAGAGGTATGACCAAACAAGTCGGCAATGAAATCGATGAATTCGTGACCGAAGCTTTGCGCAACAATCTTGTAGGACTGCCGCTCGATTTGCCGACGATCAACATGACACGTGCTCGCGATACCGGTATTCCTGGTTTGAACGATGCACGCCGTATGTTTTTTGAGGATAGCGGGCTCAGTGCCGTGACGCCTTACGTGAGTTGGGCCGATTTTGGCGCGGAGCTCAGACATCCTGAATCGCTGGTTAATTTTATTGCCGCTTATGGCAATCATCCAAGCATTGCTGCTGCCACGGATAATGCAGGCAAACGTGCCGCAGCGCAAGCGCTCATCGATGAAAATGGTGACTTTCTAAATAGCGACAATGGCTTCACTACGGCCAATACTGGCTTGGATTCGGTCGATTTCTGGATTGGTGGATTGGCTGAGGCGCAAGCACCTTTTGGCGGGTTATTGGGTTCAACATTCAACTTTGTGTTTGAAACCCAAATGGAAAACCTGCAGAATGGCGATCGTTTTTACTATCTGGCGCGTACCGCCGGGCTTGATTTCCTCACGCAACTGGAAGAGAACTCCTTTGCAGAAATGATCATGCGCAACCTCCCGAATGTGAAACATCTGCCATTCGATGTGTTTTCCACTCCGACTTACACTTTTGAAGTTGGTAATTTGGGAACTTCCGGTCCGATACCGAATGACCCGAGCACTCCTTATAATGAAACCGCGCTATTGATCAGGGATACCTCATTAGGTCCAAATACCATTCGCTATAACGGTGGAGAGCACATCGTGATGGGTGGTACCGATGGTGCGAATAGAATGCGTGCAGGGATTGGTGACGACACGGTATGGGGTGATGGCGGCAATGACCGTATCGAGGGTAGTGCGGGTAACGATTCACTCAATGGTGGCGATGGTAATGACATCATTACCGATACCTCGGGTGACGACAATATCAAAGGTGGGGATGGGCATGATGTGATTAACGGCGGTGCTGGTATTAATCTGATTTTGGGCGGTTCGGGTCATGACTTTATTATAACGGGTAATGATATTTCGGAAGTGTTTGCCGGCCCGGGTAACGACTTTATTTTCGGTAACGCGCCGAATGAAGTCATGCAGGGCAATGAAGGCGATGACTGGATTCAAACTGGAACGGCCGATGGTTCTACCGGTGACAATTTCGATCCCTTCAATCGTGATCCGATTCGCGGCAATGATATGTTTGTGGGTAGCGGCGGTCTCGACGAATTCATTGGTGAAGGCGGTGATGATATTATGATGGGCTTGGCTGGTGCCGATCGGAACGATGGCGCGAGCGGCTTTGACTGGGCCGGGAATGTTGGCAGCACAGTGGCTGCAAATATTGATTTGGCCAGACTCCTTGTTCCAGGCCCCTTTGTAGATACCGCGGATCGTTTCGATCTGGTTGAAGCCGCATCGGGATGGAATCAAAACGACATCATACGGGGTGACAATCGTACCAGCGTTGAATTGGAGCTGATAGATCCGGTTACCGGGCAAAACAACGCGCTGGATAACGTCAATCAACTCAACGGAACGCATACGGCTGCTGAGCGGATTGGCATGATCAGCGGGTTGAGTGCGTTGCTGAATGGAGCTACGAGTTTCAGCTCCGGCAACATTTTAATTGGTGGTGGCGGTAGTGATTCAATTGAAGGCCGCGGCGGTGATGACATTATCGATGGCGATGCGTGGTTAAATGTTCGCATCAGCGTACGCACCGATCCTAATAACCCTGCAACGCAAATTGCGACTTTCCCCAATATGACGCCTGCGTTGCGGACTGCGATGCAGAACGGTACGTATAGCCCCGATCAATTGGTGATTGTGCGTGAGATTTTATCGAACAGTACTGGCGTCGATACCGCAGTGTATCAGGATGTATTTGCCAACTATGTCATCAATTCAGACTCGACAGGTACTTTGTTTATTGATCATGTCAATCCTGGTAATGGTGGCGGTGGTGCTGACGATGGCAGCGACAGGGTTCGTAACGTTGAGCGGTTGCAATTTACGGATAGGCTTGTCATTGTCGGTACTCCCGGTGACGATAACTTGGAGGGCACTGCCGGCAATGATGTCATTTTGGGTTTGACGGGCAATGATACGCTGAATGGTTTGGGTGGTGTCGATATTCTGAGAGGCGAAGGCGGCAACGATACCTATATTGTCGATACCACGACCGACACGATTACAGAGTTTGCCGGTGCTGCAGGTGGTACCGATACCGTTGAAAGCTCGGTAACCTATACGCTGGGTCTTAACTTGGAAAACCTGACCCTTACGGGTGGCGCAGCGATTAATGGAACGGGTAATAACGTGGGTAACGTGATAACCGGCAACGCCAGCAACAACATACTCACCGGTCTAGGAGGTAACGATACGCTGATTGCCGGAGGTGGTACGGATACACTGCGGGGCGGTTTGGATAACGACACGTATGTAATTAGCAATTTACCGGTCACGATTACCGAGTTGCTTAATCAAGGTATCGATACGGTTGAGAGTCCGGTGACCTACACGCTTCTTGCCAATGTTGAGAACCTTACTTTGACCGGCGGGAATGCGGTCAATGGTACCGGTAATGGCTTAGCCAATATTATTATCGGTAACAGCAACAACAATACTCTTAACGGCGGAGCCGGTCTCGATACGTTAAATGGCGGTGATGGCAACGATACGCTGAATGGCGCAGCGGGCATCGATATACTCAATGGCGGCAATGGTAACGATACGCTGATTGGCGGACCGAGCGCCGATACTTTGATAGGTGGAGCGGATGCGGATATCTTTGATTATCTAGCAACCGTGGGTCATTCCAACCCGGCCAATAGAGACACCATCATGGACTTTGAAACGGGAATCGATACCATTGACCTGAGCGCGATCGATGCGAACGTATTGGCTGCATTTCCCGGTAATCAAGCGTTTATCTTTATCGGAAATGCCGCGTTCAGTGGCGGCGGGCAGGTGCGTTACGACTCTGCAACGGGTTTGTTGCAAGCCAACATCAATGGAAATGCTGCGGCTGAGTTCGAAATTCAGTTATTCGGAGCACCAACGCTGGTTGGGGGAGACTTGGTGCTGTAA
- a CDS encoding PGPGW domain-containing protein, whose amino-acid sequence MLEDIVAIIHQWVSIDVLIGLTVASIIGFIASLVAIPWILIRLPSDYFDVRIPRYWMKEHHPILRIIGLIVKNLVGFVFLIAGFMMLFLPGQGLLTMLIGISLLDFPNKRKLEAKIIGKPPLLNIINAMRHKFNKPPLTLSPPSEKQSSL is encoded by the coding sequence ATGCTGGAAGATATCGTCGCGATAATACATCAGTGGGTATCTATCGATGTATTGATCGGTTTGACGGTCGCATCGATTATTGGCTTCATTGCTTCTTTAGTCGCTATTCCATGGATTCTGATTCGCCTACCGAGTGATTATTTTGATGTGCGCATTCCTCGTTACTGGATGAAGGAGCACCATCCAATACTGCGCATTATCGGATTAATCGTTAAAAACCTTGTCGGTTTTGTATTTTTGATTGCAGGCTTCATGATGCTTTTTCTACCGGGGCAAGGTTTGCTGACAATGCTGATTGGGATTTCATTGTTGGATTTTCCCAATAAACGCAAGCTGGAAGCCAAAATTATCGGAAAGCCCCCGCTATTGAATATTATTAATGCGATGCGTCATAAATTCAATAAACCGCCATTGACGTTATCGCCTCCTTCAGAAAAACAGTCTTCACTTTAA